The region CCAAGGTGCTCATCTTTTGAGCCACTGCGGGCTTGGCCAGGATCTGCCGCAACTGCCCGTTGAGCTTTTGCACGATGGCCGGCGGTGTGCCCGGCGGCGCGACGATGCCGAGCCAGCCTACCGCCTCGTAGCCTTGCACGCCGCTTTCCGCCACGGTCGGCACGTCCGGAAAGACAGAGGAACGGCTGCTGTCCAGCACCGCGACCGCCTTGAGCTTGCCACTGCGGATATTGGCCTGCTGGGCGCCTATGGTGTCGACCATCAGCGGCACCCGTCCTGCCATCACATCGATGGAGGCCTGGTTGCCACCCGGGTAGTTCACCGCGCCGATGTCCACACCCGCTTTGGCGTTGAACAGGCGCATGGCCAGATCGAAAGCCTGGGCGCCGGTGGCGTACATCATGCTGCCGGGTTTGGCCTTGGCTTGCTGCACGATCTGCTGCACCGTCGCGGTTTCGCTGCCCGGTGTGGACAGCAGGATCATGGGCGCCTTGGCGACCATCGTCACGGGCGCGAAATCCTTCAGAGGGTCATAGGGCGTCGTCTTCTGCAGATGCGGCCCGGTGACCATCGTGCCGCTGACTGCCACGCCAAGGGTGTAGCCGTCCGGCGCGGCGCGAGCCACGTCGCTCATGGCCAGCATGCCGCCCACGCCGGGGCGGTTCTCTACCACCACGGCCTGCTTGTTCACGTCGGAGAGTTCCTGGGCCAGGATCCGTCCCACCATGTCGGATGCACCGCCGGCGGTATAGCCGACCAGCAGGCGTATCGGCTTGGCGGGATAGCCGCTGGCGGTTTCAGCCGAAGCGGCGGGGGTCGTTGCCGGGGCCGCCACGGCCGCGCCGGCCAGCATGGCCGCCGCCAGTGGGGAAAGGATCCACCTTTTCATGTCGTTGTCTCCAATGTCGTCCTAAGGACTGTATGTATGTGGACAGTGTCCTTGACCGTGTGAGTGCATCGCAAACACAAATTTTGGTAATGTGCACAATGTGCACATGGGGAAAACCCGCCGGGGAGCGCCTATGAATGTCGAAGTCCGCGGTACCCAGGCCGTCACGCGCGCCTTGGGTCTGCTGCAGTTGGTCGCCGACCATCACCCGCAGGGTCTGGCGTTGAGCGCGCTGACTTCAGCGTTGGGATTGGACCGAACGACCGCATACCGCCTGATGTCCAGCCTGGTGCAGTCCGGCTATGTCGAACGCGACGCGGAAAGGACGTACCGCCTGGGCTTGCGAGCCATGCAGTTGGGACTCGCTGCGATGAACGGCGCGCCGCTGGTGCAGGCCTGCCGGCCGCTGATGCAGCAGTTGGCCAGGCGAACGGAGGACACCGTATTTCTTGTCGTGCGTAATGGGGATTACGGGCATTGCCTGCATTGCGAGGAAGGTGCGTTTCCTGTGAAAGCGCTGGTCTTGCAGATCGGTGGGATGCGGGTGCTGGGGATAGGATCGGCGGGAATGACGCTGCTATCGCGGCTGGACGATGCGCAGATCGACGCGCTCCATGCCCGCCATCGGGATGAGTTCGCGCCGCGGAACCTGACACCAGCCCGTTTGCGGCGACTGGCTGCGCAGGCGCGCGAGCAAGGGTATTCGGCGACGCTGGGTTTGGTTAGCGAAGGCGTGGGTGGGGTCGGGATGAGCTTTGAATTGCCGCATGGCGGTCATGCGGCGATCAGCATCGCCGCCATCGCCGCGCGCATGCAGCCCGAACGACGGGCCTGGGTCGCCAGGCAGATATCGGATGCGCTGCGTGCGGCGAAGTTCCAGCCGTCGGTGTGAGAGAGGCTCACGGTCATGCTCGCGGCCACGCCGGCTAGCGAGGGTGGGCACCTCTACCAGACGTCGCATAACTGAGCGAGTGTGTGCGCCTGTACTTGAAGGAATTTTCCACGCCGGACAGCGAAGGCGATGGGTTCTAGAGGGGATGGCGTAAGAGGCGCCTGCGTCCGACCTAACGGAACCATCACCGGGTTTCCCGCACTTACTCGCAAACTCCATTTTCAATCCGAAGGGGATCGATACTACGAACGAAGGAGACGACGATGCCATTGAGCAGAAGCGGTCTATGCGCAGTTTTGGCAGCAGGTAGCGCGATTCCTATGTATGGCGCTTCGCGAGAAGCCATCGCTGCCTACCCGGATCAACCGATAAAAATCGTGGTGGGGTTCGCCGCGGGTAGCGGTTCGGACATACTGACCCGGCTGCTCGGGAAAGAGATGGCCAAGGATTTCGGTCAAGCCGTAATCGTGGAGAATCGAACTGGTTCGGCTAGCAACATCGCCGCTAGAGACGCTGCGCAGAGCAAGGGAGATGGCTATACGCTGCTCCTGGCCACTAGGCCCAATGTCATCCACCGTTCGGTGTATGGCACTTTTCGATACAACCTACAGGAAGACTTCCGCCCCATCGGCTTGGTCGCACGTATACCCACCGTCTTGCTTACGGGCCGCCGCACAGAGTTGAAGTCCGTCGATGAACTCTTAAGACGCGCTCGGGAAGCTCCGGAAGCGATCAAGTGCGCAACGCCTCCTGCGGGGACGACAGGGCACCTGATTTGGCGACTGTTCCAGATGAAGACAAGCGTATCCCTTTTACAGGTTCCGTACAGAAGCCCAGACGCCGCGTTCGGTGACTTGATTGGCGGCAGGGTCGACAGCTTGTTTAGTCCAATCGCGGTCGCCAACCCCTATTTACAATCCGGCTCCGTACGCGCGCTCGCTGTCTTTTCCCGTGAGCGACTGTCGATTGCACCGGAGATCCCGACGATCAGGGAATTGGGACTACCTGCTGACCTCGAGGTCGACACGTGGTACGGATTGGTAGCGCCGGAAGGAACACCTCCAGCGGTCATCGAGAAGCTGAACAAATCTCTCAACACTGTCTTAAGCATGCCGTCCCTTCAAGAGGCTTTGTTGCAGCGCGGTTTTGTCCCCGCGTCGCAACCAAACACAGCCGCGTCCTTCGGAGACCTGATAGCGAGCGAGTCCGCAATGTGGGGAGCCTTGATTGAGAAATGGGGAACCGCGGCGTCTCTACACTAGTCCTTTGAGTTCGAGGGACGTGCCCTAAGGCCGTGAAAGCCAAGCCACGATCGAGAGTAGGCGAGTGATTCACTTCGGATCGGAACAGCGGATCATTACGCCTTGCTGGTCAATGGTTTCGATCTCGGCAAAGACATCGGCCGCCGGCACCACACGCCCCTCCTCAATTTCACGATGCCCATGGGCCAGGGACTGCAACAATGAAATGGCTTGTTGCTGTCGCTCGTGAGACTGAACAGCCATCGAGGCGAGTTTCGCCTCGTCGTTTTGCGTACTTGGAATCGGCTGCTGCCGCTCAGCACTGCCCCTCTCGATTTCGGCAGTATGGCTCTTTAAGTTGGCGATAGCTTTGACTAGAGCAGATTGTTTCACTGGACGTCTCGCGCAAAAAAACGAACAAAACAGGTTGTGGACTAAATTTAGTCCTGCGACCGGTGGCAAGGCGCCGTGGACCAAACAATGCTGAGTGCAATTTTTGTCTGAAGCATTCCCTTGACCTCAAGTCCGAAATAGCCGCAAAGCTTCGTCGGTCAACACCGCTCGGTGTTCGGCGAGGTGGATGTCAGGCACGGCATCTGCTTGCTGACTCTGCCCGCCACTGTATTGGAGAGATTCCATGAGCACCGAGTTGACCCTGCTGGCATGGACCTTGGTCCTGGCACTCGTCCAGATCCTGTTGCCGGCCATGCTTCGCACGCGCGAAACGGGCGTTGATTACAACGCCGGGCCGCGTGATGACGCGGGGCCGCCAGTTGGCAAGGTCACCGGGAGGCTGAAGCGCGCCCAAAGCAATTTGTTCGAAACCCTGCCGGTTTTTGCCGCGGCCATTCTGATCACCCACGTGGCGGGACAGGAAGGCGCGATGTCCTTGTGGGGCGCCTGGCTTTACCTGATCGCACGTATCGTCTACATCCCTCTCTACGCCGCCGGCATTCCCTATCTGCGCTCGCTGACGTGGGTCGTCTCGCTCGTCGCCGTGGTACTGGTCCTTGTACCACTGCTCTATTGACCCGACATTCGACCGACATCGGCCCAGCATCAATCCGACATCAACCCGAAATTACCCCGACATCAACCCGACCCAAAAAAAAGCCCCGGCCAAGACCGGGGCTTCTTCATCACCTAAAACAATCAGAACGAATAAGCCATCCGCAGGCTCAGTTCCTGGTTGGTGAAATGCTTGCCCATCTGCGCCAGGTATTCCGCGCGCACTTCGTACTTGTTCTTCGAGAAAAGCTGCAAACCAGCGCCCAGGTTCAGCAACCGATCCGGCAACGCCGCCTTCGACGTGAACGAAATTCCATCACTACCGTTCTCGGAAAACGACACACTGCTGTTGGACCCGCTGGAGTTCAGGAACGAAGCCCCCACCGACGCATAGGGACGCAGCCAGCCATATCGGCCGGCGTCGATGCGGGTGCCCGCCTCGATGGTCGGCGTAATGGCCACGGCCCATTGGCTCATCGAGCCGGACTTCAGCGTCGCCCCATCGCCACGTAGCGTATAACCCGGCATGTAGGTATGCAGGACATCCAGGTCGGCATAAGGACGGACGTACCAGTCGTTCCCCGCGATTTCATAGGCGGCACGCATTCTCAGCCCGCCCGTCCACACATCGTTGCGGTTCTTGGCGCGCCACAGGTCGTCACCCACCATGAACAACGTATCGGATTTATAGCTTCCGTATCCCGCGTGCAGCGCGCCCGCCAGCAGCCACGGGCCCGCCTGGTGCTTCAAGGACACCGACATGTCGCCGCCCTGCCCGTTCACCGCCGTCAGGCGATCGTCGGTGTGCATGGACGTGGTGTTGTACGCGCCGGTGGCACCGAAGAACCAGTTCGGGCTGATCTCCCACTGGCCACCCAGGCGGTAGCTCAGGCCTTCCTGCCTGGAGCCGTCGGCTGCCGAGCTATCGCTCTGCGTGATGCGCGACCCGGTGATGCGCGCCCACGTGCACTGCGTTTCACGCAGATTCGCGGTATCGCCATCGAACACCGGGCAGCTCAGTGCGGCATTCAAGGACTTGCGGCCGCTTAGCGTCTGGCGCGAAGCCAACTGACCCAGATCCTCGGTGGCGGCAAGACTGTTGATCGCGTTCTCGTACTGTTTGGCCGTCTCGATATTCGCCATGTCCGCGAAGACACCCGCCATGCCGGGACGGCTAGCGTCCCAGGCACGCTGCAAACTGCTCATCAGCGAACGCTCGGTATCGGTGACATTGCCCTGCGCCTTGCCGGCGAAATCCGCCGACGGCGCAATTGCCAGGTTGTTGCCGTTCTGCGCCACCGACCACGAAATTGGACTTGCAGGACTGGCGCCGGAAACCGCCTTCTGCTTCACGTCCAGTTTGTCCGCGGACACAACGGTGAAGCTGCCAGGCAGCAGGCCATCGACGGCATGCGGCTTGATCGCCACACCGTCCACCAGCATGTAGGAACCCTTCAACAGGTCGCTTCTCGGCGCGCCGGCCGGCGCCACGCTGGTGACATCCGCGAGCAATGTGCCGCCCAAGTGCGTGTCCACCCGGTTGACGGTCGCCGTTGCGATGAAACCCACGCCGCCCACGTCGAAGTTACCGGCGTTGTAGAACCAGCCCGCGCCATTGCTGACGTTGATCATCCCACTGCCACCGGAGACATACGTGCCGCCTGCCTCGTTGCGGAATTCGTTGCGCTCCTTCGTACCGCCGCTGGCCAGGTCGATGTCGCCGACCAGGGTGCCGTAGTTGCTGAGCGATTCCTCACCGAACGTCGAGACCACGGCGTGGCCGGAAAGCGCGCTGACGTAGGCGCCTTTGTTGATGGTGATCTTGTTTTCCGCATTGCCGCCGTCGACGGCGATGGCCGCGCCATTACCAGAGCCGCCTTGCAGCACGCCCGAATACTCGACCGTAATCTTGCCGCCGAGGCGGTTCGGATCCAGCGCGCCATTGCTTTGCTGGAAGCCGCTCTGCGCGAACAGACCATAGGAATCCGCGCCATTGGCCTTGATATTGCCGTTCAGGCTGATCAAGATTTCGCCGCCGGTGCCCTTCGACGCGCTGCGCTGGTTCAGGCTGTACGTGAGCGCGGTCAGGACGTTGTCGACCGTGTCCTTGTCGTTGCCGAACAGCCGCACAATGCCTTGCAGGTCCTCCGGCACCTTGTCGATATTGTCCAGCACCGTGCCCGAGCCGCCCACTTTGCTGATGATGCCGGCCAGCGCCGTGGCCGACCTCTGCAGCGCGGCGCGGGCCGTCTCGTCAGTTTTAAGTGTTTCGCTGACAGTACCGCCACCGCCACCCAAGGATTGCGCGAAGACGCCATTGGCCTTGGCGCCCTCCGTCTGGATCGTCGTACTGCCACCGGTGGTGCGCACTTCGATATAGCCGCCATTGCCGCTGCTGCCACCCTGGCCGCCGAGCACCGGCAGCGTATAGCCCTTCAGCACCGAAGCGCCGCCGTAGCCGCCACCGCCGCCGATGGATTGCGCGTACACCGCGGTGGAATAGTCGCCGACGGTGCGGATGGACGCGTTATCGGAGAACTTCACGTTGATGGCGCCGCCATCGCCGGACGAACCGCCCTTTCCGCCGTACGAGGCGGCATACTTGACGCCGCCCGGGCTGCCCGCCGCGTTGGAAATACCGCCGCCGCCGCCGATGGACTGCGCGAAGATGCCAAATGCCGCCTCGCCGGTAGTCGTGACGGATCCGCTGTTCGTAATATTCACCGCGCCGCCCGCGCCGGAACCGCCGCCGGCGCCGCCCAGCGTGAAGCTGCCCGACTTGGAGGACGGCTTCTTGCCATCGGCCTCCGTTGAAGCGTCCGCGACCTTGTCGATGCCCACGGCCTTCAGCAGCTCGGTGATCGAGCCGGCCGAAACGGCCTTGTCGTCCGCGGCCGCGGGCGCGGCAGATGCCTTGCCCACCGTACTCATCATGAAGGCGCCACCGCCTCCACCGACGCTTTGCGCGACGATGCCATGCGCCTCGTCGCCGCGGGTGTTGATGGCGCCGGCGTTCGTCACCAAGACGATGCCGCCGTTGGCGCCCTTACCGCCGTTGCCGCCCATGGTGAAGTTCACCACCAGGTTCTTGTTGCCGCTGCTGAGCGCGCCGACACCGATACCGCCACCACCGCCAATGGACTGACCGTACAGGCCGTAAGAGGCCTCGCCCCAGGTCT is a window of Bordetella sp. N DNA encoding:
- a CDS encoding tripartite tricarboxylate transporter substrate binding protein, producing MPLSRSGLCAVLAAGSAIPMYGASREAIAAYPDQPIKIVVGFAAGSGSDILTRLLGKEMAKDFGQAVIVENRTGSASNIAARDAAQSKGDGYTLLLATRPNVIHRSVYGTFRYNLQEDFRPIGLVARIPTVLLTGRRTELKSVDELLRRAREAPEAIKCATPPAGTTGHLIWRLFQMKTSVSLLQVPYRSPDAAFGDLIGGRVDSLFSPIAVANPYLQSGSVRALAVFSRERLSIAPEIPTIRELGLPADLEVDTWYGLVAPEGTPPAVIEKLNKSLNTVLSMPSLQEALLQRGFVPASQPNTAASFGDLIASESAMWGALIEKWGTAASLH
- a CDS encoding IclR family transcriptional regulator yields the protein MNVEVRGTQAVTRALGLLQLVADHHPQGLALSALTSALGLDRTTAYRLMSSLVQSGYVERDAERTYRLGLRAMQLGLAAMNGAPLVQACRPLMQQLARRTEDTVFLVVRNGDYGHCLHCEEGAFPVKALVLQIGGMRVLGIGSAGMTLLSRLDDAQIDALHARHRDEFAPRNLTPARLRRLAAQAREQGYSATLGLVSEGVGGVGMSFELPHGGHAAISIAAIAARMQPERRAWVARQISDALRAAKFQPSV
- a CDS encoding tripartite tricarboxylate transporter substrate binding protein encodes the protein MKRWILSPLAAAMLAGAAVAAPATTPAASAETASGYPAKPIRLLVGYTAGGASDMVGRILAQELSDVNKQAVVVENRPGVGGMLAMSDVARAAPDGYTLGVAVSGTMVTGPHLQKTTPYDPLKDFAPVTMVAKAPMILLSTPGSETATVQQIVQQAKAKPGSMMYATGAQAFDLAMRLFNAKAGVDIGAVNYPGGNQASIDVMAGRVPLMVDTIGAQQANIRSGKLKAVAVLDSSRSSVFPDVPTVAESGVQGYEAVGWLGIVAPPGTPPAIVQKLNGQLRQILAKPAVAQKMSTLGFEPDADTPQAFAEEIRKQYTVWGEVAKHAGLTPQ
- a CDS encoding MAPEG family protein, yielding MSTELTLLAWTLVLALVQILLPAMLRTRETGVDYNAGPRDDAGPPVGKVTGRLKRAQSNLFETLPVFAAAILITHVAGQEGAMSLWGAWLYLIARIVYIPLYAAGIPYLRSLTWVVSLVAVVLVLVPLLY